The following coding sequences lie in one Clarias gariepinus isolate MV-2021 ecotype Netherlands chromosome 27, CGAR_prim_01v2, whole genome shotgun sequence genomic window:
- the dsc2l gene encoding desmocollin 2-like protein, which yields MSRVGVFRHVLFLLFMCYCVESCVQKYIQVQVPEMLEPGYVVSQVNLDDCGDGPLGLISSDPDFTVQMDGTIQAVLVTMIPEEGRSFWITVHDRKGHRWFVDVILSPPGQVSSNAVLRRSKRRWSPPPFSIKENDKGPFPKQMEMIASDSSVNYSVYYKIGGSGVDTPPMNLFSVTRNGMLSVLRTVDREQYDKIVFTAYAYNTHSDQQTDDPLPITVLVEDENDNAPEFAGPMLYAVQEKCPMSTVVGKVIATDKDQPGTLHTKIKFTLRNGTDLFKIDPYSGEISAITNTLDRETSEKYILEIEIRDMAGDPSGLFNVGRAVVSLNDINDNPPTFAQPLYKGQVAENKADVMVLRIPVEDRDLKNTPNWKAVYSITKGNETGNFNIKTDPVTNDALLYVTKPLDYEKQQKVNLEVMAQNEVPLVGTTSTWQKVPVEVQVEDVDEGPEFSTSILLLKVKENVANGTLIGTYTAIDPETKSNKDIKYYKLTDRGSWINVMDTTGELRTAMTIDRESPLVYDNTYNITLKAVDRSQKSGTGTVVILIEDVNDNVPVITKPDQVICSKDVTGSSILIEANDLDQKPYSDPFSFELGSGTDGQWKITSTTATSAKLQPVVALPNGQYQVPILVNDLQGFGKEQTVTVRVCDCTKGGVCAPQNLSTTLGVWGVLAMLLGLLLLLLLFLLCAFVCSTKGEKMAMLDDAVDGGMLLKSNLEAPGEEVKDELILISGSGEMMDFSKGTGMLEHQTQLSSFDTGFGQKQNFDSMRHNSIQGFMTNTLPHGQYSTGTYGNSYKKYSTMSTMDGWRENMIQLDTKLAYFREDADTRYAEDILKPYGYEGVGSPAGSVGCCSDLAEKESLDFLDSLGPKFKTLSDVCTSK from the exons ATGTCCCGGGTCGGCGTTTTCCGTCATGTCCTGTTCCTTTTG tttatgtgTTATTGTGTGGAGTCCTGTGTCCAGAAGTATATCCAAGTACAGGTTCCTGAAATGCTCGAGCCTGGTTATGTTGTTTCTCAAG TGAATTTGGACGATTGTGGAGACGGGCCTCTGGGGTTAATCTCCAGTGATCCAGATTTCACAGTACAAATGGATGGCACCATTCAGGCTGTACTTGTAACCATGATACCAGAAGAGGGCAGGTCTTTCTGGATAACTGTCCATGACAGGAAGGGTCACAGGTGGTTTGTGGATGTGATCCTCTCCCCCCCTGGTCAG GTGTCTAGCAATGCAGTTCTCAGACGCTCCAAAAGGAGATGGAGTCCTCCACCTTTTAGTATCAAGGAGAATGACAAGGGTCCTTTTCCAAAGCAAATGGAGATG ATTGCATCAGATTCCTCAGTAAATTACTCGGTTTATTACAAAATTGGTGGAAGTGGTGTTGACACTCCCCCCATGAATCTTTTCTCAGTTACAAGGAATGGAATGTTAAGTGTACTTAGAACCGTTGACCGTGAGCAGTATGATAAGATTGTA TTTACAGCTTATGCCTACAACACCCATAGCGATCAACAGACTGACGACCCACTTCCAATCACTGTGCTCGTAGAGGATGAGAATGACAATGCTCCAGAGTTCGCTGGCCCTATGTTATATGCTGTGCAGGAGAAATGCCCCATGA GCACTGTCGTTGGTAAAGTGATAGCAACAGATAAAGACCAACCGGGCACCCTGCACACCAAGATTAAATTCACTTTACGGAATGGCACGGACCTGTTCAAGATTGACCCATACTCTGGAGAGATCAGTGCTATTACCAACACATTGGACAGAGAG ACATCAGAGAAGTACATTCTTGAAATAGAGATCAGAGACATGGCTGGAGATCCGAGTGGCCTTTTTAACGTAGGGAGGGCTGTGGTGTCTCTGAATGATATCAATGATAATCCACCTACCTTTGCACAACCACTG TACAAAGGCCAGGTGGCAGAGAACAAAGCAGATGTGATGGTCCTTAGGATCCCTGTGGAGGACAGGGACTTGAAGAACACCCCCAACTGGAAAGCAGTGTACAGCATAACCAAGGGCAACGAGACTGGCAATTTCAACATCAAAACTGATCCGGTCACAAATGATGCACTGCTTTACGTCACAAAG CCTCTGGATTATGAGAAGCAGCAGAAAGTAAACCTAGAAGTGATGGCGCAAAATGAGGTTCCTCTAGTAGGAACCACCTCCACCTGGCAGAAAGTACCTGTTGAGGTCCAAGTGGAAGATGTTGACGAAGGACCAGAATTTTCTACATCTATACTCTTGCTTAAAGTTAAAGAGAATGTAGCCAATGGGACTCTAATCGGAACGTACACAGCCATAGATCCAGAGACTAAAAGCAACAAGGATATAAA ATATTATAAGTTGACTGACCGAGGCTCCTGGATCAATGTGATGGATACCACTGGCGAGCTGAGGACAGCAATGACCATTGACAGAGAATCACCACTTGTATATGATAATACTTATAACATCACTCTCAAAGCGGTGGATAGGA GTCAGAAGTCTGGCACTGGTACAGTAGTGATTCTCATTGAGGATGTTAATGATAATGTCCCAGTTATCACTAAACCAGACCAAGTAATTTGCAGCAAAGATGTTACTGGGAGTTCCATTCTCATTGAAGCTAATGACCTCGACCAGAAGCCATACTCCGATCCTTTCAGCTTTGAATTGGGAAGTGGGACTGATGGGCAGTGGAAGATAACTAGTACTACAG CTACCTCAGCAAAGCTACAGCCAGTTGTGGCTTTGCCCAATGGTCAGTACCAAGTCCCCATACTAGTAAATGACCTTCAGGGTTTTGGGAAAGAGCAAACGGTGACTGTGCGAGTATGCGATTGTACGAAGGGGGGAGTGTGTGCACCTCAGAATCTATCCACCACACTGGGAGTGTGGGGTGTCCTCGCCATGCTGTTGGGCCTACTGCTGCTTCTACTGCTCT TTCTGctatgtgcatttgtgtgtagcACAAAAGGAGAGAAAATGGCTATGCTTGATGATGCTGTAGATGGTGGGATGCTGCTCAAATCCAACTTAGAAGCTCCTGGGGAGGAAGTG AAAGACGAATTGATACTGATTTCTGGCAGTGGGGAAATGATGGACTTTTCTAAAGGAACAGGCATGCTGGAGCATCAGACCCAGCTGAGCTCATTCGATACAGGTTTTGGACAGAAGCAAAATTTTGACAGCATGAGGCACAACAGCATTCAGGGCTTCATGACCAACACATTACCCCATGGACAGTACAGCACTGGCACATATGGCAACTCCTATAAGAAATACTCAACCATGTCAACAATGGATGGGTGGAGGGAGAATATGATTCAGCTCGATACA AAACTGGCCTACTTTCGAGAGGATGCTGATACGCGATATGCAGAGGATATCCTGAAGCCTTATGGGTATGAGGGAGTGGGCTCTCCTGCAGGGTCTGTTGGGTGCTGTAGTGACCTTGCTGAAAAGGAGTCACTGGATTTCCTCGATTCGCTTGGTCCAAAGTTCAAAACTCTTTCTGATGTATGCACAAGCAAATGA